DNA sequence from the Agromyces aureus genome:
AAGACGACCTCGTCCCAGTGGATGGGGTTGCCGTCGGGATTCCGGTACTGGTTCTCGACGTACAGCTCGCCCACGATGCCGGTCTCGCGCGCGAACCGCTGCATGCCGTGGGCGGTCGCCCCGCACACCCACACCCGCACCTCAGAAGAGGAGTTGCCCCCGAGCACCGGCCGATTGCCGACGAGGGCGACCGTTCGGCCGAGTCGCGCCGCGCTGATCGCGGCTGACACGCCGGCCAGGCCGCCGCCCACGACGACGATATCGGTGGTGATCTCTCGGTGGAGCATTACTGTCCTTCTGTTGGGGAGGGGGGAGGGAGGGTGCGGCGTGGTGCGGGGCGACCGGTTCTGATCAGCCGATGAGGGCGTTGACCGCCTCACCGGCCTTCTTCATCGCGTCCTTCGGCGAGGACTGGCCGACGAGGGCTGCCTGGACCTGCTCGGCGACGGCGGTCTCCATCTGGCCGTACTGGGGGAACTGCCACAGCGGGCTGGCCTTGGCGTCCTTCGTGACGAGCTCGGTGAACGAGTTCACGAACGGGTTCGCCTGCACGGCCGACGCCGCGAGCGCCTCCTCGGTGGTCGGCGGAAGGCCGAGTGCGGAGAAGTAGCTGATCTCCTGCGCCACGTCGCTGGTGAGCCACTGGGCGAACTCGGTCGCGGTGTCCGCGCCCTTGCCGTCGACGACCACGACGAGGTGGCCCCAGAGCAGCTCCTGCGGGGTGTCGCCCTTCTTCAGCACGGGGCGGGCGATCGGCGCCATCTTCGAGCCGAGGTCGGGATCGGCGGCCGTCTTGAGCACGCCGGCGCGACCGGCAGGCGCGTCGTCGTACATCGCGGTCTTGCCCTGGCTGAACAGCGTGCGAGCGGCGGCGCGGTCGACGTCGGCCGTGATGAGGCCGTCGTCGAACAGCTTCTTGTACCAGGTGAGGGCCTCGACCGAGCCGTCGTCGCCGAAGGTCGACTTGCCCTTCTCGACGATCGGCGAACCGAAGGTCTGCGCCCAGACGATGAAGTCCTTCAGCTGGGCGGTCTTGGTCGACGCGGCGTAGGGGATGACGCCGGTGCCCTTGAGCGCCTGCAGGGCGTCCTGGAACTCGTCGATGGTGGCGGGAGCGGCCGAGACGCCGGCCTTCTCGAAGAGCTCGGTGTTCGTGACGAGGCCGATGGCGGCGACCGTCCACGGCAGGCCGTACTGCACGTCTTCGAACTGGCCGGCGGTGAGGGCTGCGGGGGTGTAGCCGCGACCCTTCGCGGCCGGACCGAGGTCGCGCAGCTTGCCGAGGGCGGCCATGCTCGAGAGCCAGGCGACGTCGAGCTGGGCGGCGCCCGTGAACTGGCCGCCGCGCACCTGCAGCGTGAGCTGGTTCAGGTAGTCGTTGAACGGGTAGCTCGGGGTGTCGATCGTGATGGCGTCCTTCTTGGCGAAGGTCTGCACGACGGGGCCGAGCACGGCCTTGGTCGCGTCCTCCGACATGCCCCACGAGGCGAACGAGAAGTTCGTGGGACCGGCGGGCGCCTTGGTTGCGACCGCGCCGCCGCCGGTGGCGGTCGGTGCGCATCCTGCGAGGCCTGCGACGGCCGCGGCGCCGATGCCGATGGCGCCGAAGCGGAGCAGATCGCGCCGGCTGAGCTGTGCTGACATGGTTTCTCCTTGGTTGGGTTCTCTGGGTTGGGTTGGGTCGGGCGGGTTGGGTCGGTCGGTCGAGTCGGGCCGGTCGGTCGAACCGGGCCGGTCGGTCGAGTCGGGAGCCGGGGAGCGTCGTCCGGGCGGGCGGCGGTGCCGTCAGCCCTTGACGGCACCGGCGGTGATGCCCCCGACGAGGTAGCGCTGCAGGGCGATGAACGCGATGCAGACGGGGATCGAGGTGATGAGCGAGGCGGCCATGAGCGCAGGCCACGCGGTGGCGGCCTCGCCGATGAAGCGGTTCACGAGGCCGGGCGGCAGGGTCTGCTTCTCGGGTCCCGCGAGCGTGAGCGCGAAGATGAAGTCGTTCCAGCCGCGTACGAAGGCGAACAGGCCGGCCGCGACGAGCCCGGGTGCGGCGAGCGGCAGGATCACCGAGTGCAGCGTGCGCCAGTGGCCGGCGCCGTCGATCTTCGCCGCCTCGATCAGGTCGTCGGGCAGTGCGTCGAAGAAGCCCTTCAGCATCCACACGCAGAGCGGGAGCGTGAACGTCGTGAACGAGATGACGAGCGCCTGGTACGTGTTCAGCAGGCCGAACTGCGCGAACACCACGTACAGGGTGACGAGCAGCAGTGCCTGGGGGAACATCTGGCTCGAGAGCACGAAGTACATGAGCGCCTTGCGTCCGCGG
Encoded proteins:
- a CDS encoding extracellular solute-binding protein; this encodes MSAQLSRRDLLRFGAIGIGAAAVAGLAGCAPTATGGGAVATKAPAGPTNFSFASWGMSEDATKAVLGPVVQTFAKKDAITIDTPSYPFNDYLNQLTLQVRGGQFTGAAQLDVAWLSSMAALGKLRDLGPAAKGRGYTPAALTAGQFEDVQYGLPWTVAAIGLVTNTELFEKAGVSAAPATIDEFQDALQALKGTGVIPYAASTKTAQLKDFIVWAQTFGSPIVEKGKSTFGDDGSVEALTWYKKLFDDGLITADVDRAAARTLFSQGKTAMYDDAPAGRAGVLKTAADPDLGSKMAPIARPVLKKGDTPQELLWGHLVVVVDGKGADTATEFAQWLTSDVAQEISYFSALGLPPTTEEALAASAVQANPFVNSFTELVTKDAKASPLWQFPQYGQMETAVAEQVQAALVGQSSPKDAMKKAGEAVNALIG
- a CDS encoding carbohydrate ABC transporter permease, giving the protein MSTMLTVPSDVSDPTPTAAAVLGAGQRGQRIRRRRRPRWAIGITVALVGLFTFAPLYWLVITSLTPDADVFAFPPRLFPEEITFDHYVSVFADPAIFGFLTNSIFVSVITAVLSVIVSMYMAYAFSKFRYRGRKALMYFVLSSQMFPQALLLVTLYVVFAQFGLLNTYQALVISFTTFTLPLCVWMLKGFFDALPDDLIEAAKIDGAGHWRTLHSVILPLAAPGLVAAGLFAFVRGWNDFIFALTLAGPEKQTLPPGLVNRFIGEAATAWPALMAASLITSIPVCIAFIALQRYLVGGITAGAVKG